A genomic region of Paenibacillus sp. PL2-23 contains the following coding sequences:
- the abc-f gene encoding ribosomal protection-like ABC-F family protein codes for MSLINVQHLSFAYEGSYDPIFEDVSFQMDTNWKLGFTGRNGRGKTTFLRLLLGELDDGGAISASVDFDYFPFPVQNEHGLTSEVVDEIVPHYEQWQLVRELSLLQVAEEVLYRPFHTLSNGEQTKVLLAALFLKEARFLLIDEPTNHLDMQAREQVSQYLRSKRGYILVSHDRSFLDNCVDHILSINRTHIDIQKGNFSDWWDNKQRQDEYELDQNARLKKDIKRLGEAAKRTSNWSHEVEKTKNGTLNSGSKVDKGYIGHMAAKMMKRSKSIQQRQESAMEEKSQLLHNIENAERLKITQLAYHKNLLAEFDNVSISYGDRRVCSHVRFKIEQGDRIAISGPNGSGKSSVLKLLTGEALHYTGHLRVGSQLQISYVSQDTSHLHGKLSEYARISGIDESLFKSILRKLDFTRTQFEKDISSFSAGQKKKVLIAKSLCERAHLHIWDEPLNFIDVISRMQIEELLLQYKPTIVFVEHDRKFCSSIATKTIAL; via the coding sequence ATGTCATTAATTAACGTGCAGCATTTATCCTTTGCTTACGAAGGAAGCTACGATCCCATCTTCGAAGACGTCAGCTTCCAGATGGATACGAATTGGAAGCTTGGCTTCACGGGACGCAACGGCCGTGGAAAAACAACTTTTCTGCGCTTGCTGTTGGGAGAGCTCGATGACGGCGGAGCGATAAGCGCCTCTGTCGATTTTGACTACTTTCCGTTCCCGGTCCAGAATGAACACGGCTTGACTTCTGAGGTTGTAGATGAGATTGTTCCCCATTATGAGCAATGGCAGCTTGTGCGTGAGCTTTCCCTGCTTCAAGTTGCCGAAGAAGTGTTATACCGGCCATTCCATACGTTATCTAACGGAGAACAGACGAAGGTACTGCTAGCGGCTTTGTTTCTGAAAGAGGCTAGATTCTTGTTGATCGACGAGCCCACCAACCATCTCGATATGCAGGCAAGGGAGCAAGTGAGCCAATATCTTCGCTCCAAGCGCGGTTATATTCTGGTTTCTCATGACCGTTCATTCCTCGACAATTGTGTAGATCACATTTTATCCATCAATCGGACTCATATCGACATTCAGAAGGGCAATTTCTCGGATTGGTGGGACAACAAGCAGCGTCAGGACGAATATGAGCTAGACCAGAATGCCAGGCTGAAAAAGGATATTAAACGGCTTGGGGAGGCGGCTAAGAGGACGAGTAACTGGTCTCATGAAGTAGAAAAAACAAAAAACGGCACCCTAAACTCAGGCTCCAAGGTTGATAAGGGCTATATCGGACATATGGCCGCAAAGATGATGAAACGGTCAAAATCCATCCAACAGAGACAGGAGTCCGCCATGGAGGAAAAGTCGCAGCTGCTTCACAACATCGAGAACGCTGAACGATTAAAGATTACGCAGCTAGCCTATCATAAAAACCTGCTTGCAGAGTTCGATAACGTATCGATTAGCTACGGGGATCGTAGGGTCTGCAGCCATGTCCGATTCAAAATTGAGCAAGGCGACCGAATCGCAATCTCCGGACCTAACGGTTCAGGCAAGTCCAGCGTGCTGAAGCTGCTTACAGGAGAGGCGCTCCATTATACCGGCCATTTGAGAGTGGGGAGCCAGCTCCAAATATCTTATGTTTCTCAGGACACCTCGCATCTGCATGGCAAGCTGTCGGAGTACGCAAGAATCAGCGGTATAGACGAAAGCTTGTTCAAATCGATCTTACGCAAGCTGGATTTCACCAGGACCCAATTCGAGAAGGATATCTCTTCCTTCAGCGCGGGACAGAAGAAGAAGGTGCTTATTGCAAAAAGCCTCTGTGAACGGGCACACCTTCATATCTGGGACGAACCGCTTAATTTCATTGACGTCATCTCCCGTATGCAGATCGAGGAGCTATTGCTGCAGTATAAGCCTACCATCGTGTTTGTTGAGCATGACCGCAAGTTCTGCTCCTCGATTGCGACAAAAACCATTGCGTTATAA
- a CDS encoding GAF domain-containing protein — MFHQEVYTGTREQNYELLIRQLHALLAGEADSIANMANASALLNQFLNDINWVGFYMYRDGELVLGPFQGLPACVRIPLSRGVCGKAASDQATVRVANVHEFPGHIACDAASQSEIVIPLLKDGRLLGVLDIDSPSLNRFDETDQAYLELFAQALTDYLS, encoded by the coding sequence ATGTTTCATCAAGAAGTATATACCGGCACACGCGAACAAAATTATGAGTTGCTGATCCGTCAGCTGCACGCGCTTCTGGCTGGCGAAGCCGACAGCATCGCGAATATGGCGAACGCTTCTGCGTTGCTGAACCAATTTTTGAACGATATTAATTGGGTGGGCTTCTATATGTACCGTGATGGGGAGCTTGTGCTTGGTCCCTTCCAAGGGCTGCCGGCCTGTGTTCGCATTCCATTGTCGCGCGGTGTGTGCGGCAAAGCGGCAAGCGACCAAGCGACGGTCCGCGTAGCGAATGTACATGAGTTCCCTGGTCATATCGCATGCGATGCGGCTTCGCAATCAGAGATTGTTATTCCCCTATTGAAGGATGGCAGACTGCTTGGCGTGCTCGATATTGACAGTCCGAGCTTGAATCGATTCGACGAGACGGATCAAGCGTATCTGGAGCTGTTCGCACAAGCATTAACTGACTATTTGTCATAG
- a CDS encoding aminoacyl-histidine dipeptidase, which yields MSDATTRVYTGDSKVLRLFEDISSIPRASANEKAISDYVASFARQRHCEVIQDERHNLIIRKRASAGYESAPVVIFQGHLDMVCEKNKGTAHDFSKAPIRFNIQGDMIYADGTTLGADNGIAVATAMALIDSPELLHPELEIVLTTEEETSMGGAFGLDVSPLKGRMMINFDSDREGILFVSSAGGINLYHTVQTSWRERRSADGTPYTLSVHGLMGGHSGDDIIHERGNANKLLGRILDDLRRHTDLELSGVSGGMKANAIPREAEAAIYLSPRDRRTADERLAVLNAMLRDEFQASDAGVTVTLQEGWDAEGPAAASGGMVLSGEAQTVVIRLLALIPNGVLSMDKAIPNLVRTSSNLGVVTTSEHEIVLQSLTRSSLRSQTDDVVRAMETLAEALGCGFRQDGYFPGWPYRADSKLRPLFESTYEQSFGRPLEIKAIHAGLECGVLIEKLPELDAVSCGPNLYEIHTPQEHLSISSVERTWLYLQEVLRHIKD from the coding sequence ATGAGCGACGCAACAACAAGAGTATATACAGGAGATAGCAAGGTTCTGCGGCTGTTCGAGGACATCTCCAGCATTCCACGCGCATCGGCTAATGAGAAGGCGATCAGCGACTACGTGGCGAGCTTCGCCAGACAGCGGCATTGCGAGGTCATTCAGGACGAACGACACAACCTAATCATTCGTAAGCGCGCTTCGGCTGGCTACGAGTCGGCCCCCGTGGTTATCTTCCAAGGCCACCTCGATATGGTCTGTGAGAAGAACAAGGGCACAGCCCATGATTTCTCCAAGGCCCCCATCCGCTTCAACATCCAAGGCGATATGATCTACGCGGACGGCACAACGCTGGGGGCAGATAATGGAATCGCCGTTGCGACTGCCATGGCGCTCATCGATTCACCTGAGCTGCTACATCCGGAGCTGGAGATTGTGCTGACGACGGAAGAGGAGACAAGTATGGGAGGCGCCTTCGGACTGGACGTGTCGCCGCTCAAGGGGCGGATGATGATCAACTTCGATTCAGACCGCGAAGGCATTCTGTTCGTAAGCAGCGCGGGCGGGATCAATCTGTATCATACCGTTCAGACCAGCTGGCGAGAGAGAAGAAGCGCGGACGGGACGCCTTACACGCTGAGCGTACATGGATTGATGGGCGGCCATTCCGGCGATGATATTATTCATGAGCGGGGCAACGCCAATAAGCTGCTAGGCCGCATATTGGACGATCTGCGACGGCATACGGACCTGGAGCTCTCCGGTGTAAGCGGCGGGATGAAGGCCAATGCGATTCCCCGGGAAGCGGAAGCGGCTATCTATTTGAGCCCAAGGGATAGGAGGACAGCTGACGAACGGCTTGCCGTACTGAACGCGATGTTGCGCGACGAGTTTCAAGCCAGTGACGCTGGAGTTACTGTAACGCTGCAGGAAGGATGGGACGCTGAAGGTCCCGCTGCCGCTTCCGGGGGCATGGTGCTGTCCGGCGAAGCGCAGACTGTCGTCATACGGCTGCTGGCTTTAATCCCGAACGGCGTCCTCTCCATGGATAAGGCCATTCCGAATCTGGTGCGCACTTCGTCTAATCTCGGGGTTGTCACAACCAGCGAACATGAGATTGTGCTGCAAAGCCTGACGAGAAGCTCGCTTCGATCGCAAACCGATGATGTCGTGCGAGCCATGGAGACGCTGGCCGAGGCGCTGGGCTGCGGGTTCCGACAGGATGGCTATTTCCCTGGATGGCCCTATCGTGCCGACTCCAAGCTCCGCCCCCTGTTCGAGTCCACCTATGAACAGAGCTTTGGAAGGCCGCTGGAGATTAAGGCCATTCACGCCGGACTCGAGTGCGGCGTACTGATCGAGAAGCTGCCGGAGCTTGACGCCGTCTCCTGCGGCCCGAACCTATACGAAATTCACACGCCCCAGGAGCATCTGTCCATTTCGTCTGTGGAGCGAACATGGCTGTATTTGCAGGAAGTGCTCCGTCATATAAAAGATTAA